The Mycobacterium sp. 3519A genome contains a region encoding:
- a CDS encoding sulfite oxidase — MWNKRDDMIVRSQLPYNAEPPPSALASSEITPVDAFYGRNHGPFPDIAIDEWQLTVDGLVDKPLTLDYQDLTTRFAQHWVIATLACAGNRRAELLRVRPIPGKAPWDRGAISTAEWRGVRLSDILRAAGVHHDDGLHVAFEAPDVAQEARPVQSFGGSIPLRKAMSDEVLLAWQMNGQALPRAHGGPVRVVVPGYIGARSVKWVTAITVQSIPSQNYFQALDYRILPPEADADTAGPGEGISLSTLELNCDILVPDDGDQVAPGPLTIRGYGIASDGHSVARVDVSIDGGQSWQQANLHRAPSQWAWRPWSLTVDAKPGPLSVIARAWDDTGLLQPESAASLWNPRGYGNHAWARIELTVGTTSGSRHLDPEPENA; from the coding sequence ATGTGGAATAAGCGCGACGACATGATTGTGCGCAGCCAACTGCCGTACAACGCCGAGCCGCCACCCTCGGCGTTGGCGAGCAGTGAGATCACTCCGGTGGACGCGTTCTACGGCCGCAATCACGGCCCCTTTCCAGACATCGCCATCGATGAGTGGCAGCTGACCGTCGACGGCCTGGTCGACAAGCCGCTGACTTTGGACTACCAGGACCTGACCACCCGATTTGCTCAACACTGGGTGATAGCCACGCTGGCGTGTGCGGGCAACCGGCGCGCGGAGCTGCTGCGCGTGCGGCCGATACCCGGCAAGGCGCCCTGGGATCGCGGTGCGATCTCCACCGCCGAGTGGCGCGGCGTCCGGCTGTCGGACATCCTGCGTGCGGCCGGCGTCCATCACGATGACGGCCTGCATGTGGCGTTCGAAGCGCCGGACGTCGCGCAGGAGGCCCGGCCCGTGCAGTCCTTTGGCGGCTCCATCCCGCTGCGGAAGGCGATGTCCGACGAGGTGCTGCTGGCCTGGCAGATGAATGGCCAAGCGCTACCGCGCGCCCACGGCGGACCTGTGCGCGTCGTCGTCCCCGGATACATCGGCGCCCGCAGCGTCAAATGGGTCACCGCGATCACGGTGCAATCCATCCCGTCGCAGAACTACTTTCAGGCCCTCGATTACCGGATCCTGCCACCCGAGGCGGACGCCGATACCGCGGGACCGGGCGAGGGTATTTCGCTGTCCACGCTCGAACTCAACTGCGACATCCTGGTTCCCGACGACGGTGATCAGGTCGCGCCCGGTCCGCTGACCATCCGGGGGTACGGGATCGCCAGCGACGGCCACAGCGTCGCACGAGTCGACGTCTCCATTGACGGCGGGCAAAGCTGGCAGCAGGCCAACCTTCATCGCGCGCCAAGCCAGTGGGCGTGGCGGCCCTGGTCGCTCACCGTGGACGCGAAGCCCGGACCATTGAGCGTCATCGCGCGGGCCTGGGACGACACCGGCCTGCTTCAGCCGGAGTCCGCGGCCTCGTTGTGGAATCCGCGCGGGTACGGCAACCATGCCTGGGCCCGCATCGAACTGACCGTCGGGACCACATCGGGGTCGCGGCATCTCGATCCCGAACCGGAAAACGCGTAA
- a CDS encoding HD domain-containing protein, with protein MAPQSPQTIAGVAIPDTALAREVTEFIRNSEDDVLFDHSRRVYLFAALQARRLGLQPDAELLYAGAMFHDFGLTRRYRSSMLRFEVDGANAARDFLLHRGVDSAAVHKVWLSIALHTTPGVTQFLEPEIALVKAGVETDVVGVGRDQLSSDAIAAITTAHPRPDFKRSFLAALNNGLKHRPHTTFGVMNADVLQHYDPAFVPDDFVDVILNSSWPE; from the coding sequence ATGGCCCCTCAGTCGCCCCAAACCATTGCAGGCGTGGCGATCCCCGACACCGCACTGGCGCGCGAAGTGACTGAGTTCATTCGCAACTCCGAAGACGACGTGCTGTTCGACCACTCCCGCAGGGTGTATCTGTTCGCCGCGCTGCAGGCCCGTCGCCTCGGCCTGCAGCCAGATGCCGAACTGCTCTACGCCGGGGCGATGTTCCACGACTTCGGCCTCACCCGGCGCTACCGCTCCTCCATGCTGCGCTTCGAAGTCGACGGCGCCAACGCGGCGCGGGACTTCCTGCTGCACCGCGGCGTCGACAGCGCTGCCGTCCACAAGGTGTGGCTGAGTATCGCGTTGCACACCACCCCCGGGGTGACGCAGTTCCTGGAACCCGAAATCGCTCTGGTCAAGGCCGGCGTCGAGACCGACGTGGTCGGCGTCGGCCGCGACCAGCTTTCTTCAGACGCGATCGCAGCCATCACCACTGCGCACCCGCGCCCGGATTTCAAACGCAGCTTCCTCGCTGCCTTGAACAATGGGCTAAAACACCGGCCGCACACCACCTTTGGCGTCATGAACGCTGACGTACTGCAGCACTACGACCCAGCCTTCGTCCCCGACGACTTCGTCGACGTCATCCTCAACAGCTCCTGGCCTGAATAG
- a CDS encoding GlxA family transcriptional regulator produces MVQADARSRVVVVVVFDGVTLLDVAGAAEVFAEANRFGADYQLRIASVDGRDVTTSIGTRLGVTDSLWSIEIADTVLVAGSDNLPARAIDPTLVAAVKAVAGRTRRLASVCTGSFILAQAGLLNGRRATTHWHETRILARAFPEITVEPDAIFVRDGDVFTSAGVSSGIDLALALVEQDCGTDLVRDVARWLVVYLKRAGGQSQFSTLVEASPPPQSALRAITDAIACDPAADHSVKNLAARASLSTRQLTRLFRSELGTTPASYVELARIDAARSALDAGRTVSETAHLAGFGSTESLRRAFIAHLGLSPRAYRDRFRTAARDGESGSLTESGNETV; encoded by the coding sequence GTGGTGCAAGCCGATGCGCGTTCGCGGGTAGTGGTGGTCGTCGTTTTCGACGGGGTGACGCTGTTGGACGTCGCGGGAGCGGCGGAAGTTTTCGCCGAAGCCAACCGCTTCGGCGCGGACTATCAGCTCAGGATCGCGTCGGTGGATGGCCGCGATGTGACGACGTCGATCGGAACCCGGCTTGGTGTCACAGACAGCCTGTGGTCCATAGAAATTGCCGATACCGTGCTGGTCGCCGGCAGTGACAATCTGCCCGCGCGGGCGATCGATCCCACGCTGGTCGCTGCCGTCAAAGCGGTGGCCGGTCGGACCCGGCGTCTGGCGTCCGTCTGCACGGGGTCGTTCATCCTCGCGCAGGCCGGTCTGCTGAATGGTCGGCGTGCCACGACGCACTGGCACGAAACCCGGATACTCGCCAGGGCCTTTCCCGAAATCACCGTCGAGCCAGACGCGATCTTCGTCCGTGACGGTGATGTCTTCACGTCGGCCGGGGTGTCGTCGGGGATTGACCTCGCGCTCGCTCTGGTCGAACAGGATTGCGGCACCGACCTCGTCCGCGACGTGGCCCGCTGGTTGGTCGTATATCTGAAACGCGCAGGGGGACAATCACAATTCTCGACGCTGGTCGAGGCAAGTCCGCCGCCACAGTCCGCGCTGCGGGCGATCACCGATGCGATCGCGTGCGACCCTGCGGCGGACCACAGTGTGAAAAACCTTGCCGCGCGGGCATCTCTGAGCACGCGTCAGTTGACACGGTTGTTTCGATCCGAACTCGGAACAACCCCAGCCAGTTACGTCGAACTGGCCCGAATCGACGCCGCCCGCTCCGCGCTTGACGCAGGCCGCACCGTCTCTGAGACCGCGCATCTCGCAGGCTTCGGCAGCACCGAGAGCCTCCGGCGCGCATTCATCGCCCACCTCGGCCTCTCGCCAAGGGCCTATCGGGACAGATTCCGCACCGCCGCCCGCGACGGCGAGTCCGGCAGTCTGACGGAATCTGGGAACGAAACCGTCTGA
- a CDS encoding GMC family oxidoreductase: MEPTRQSYDYIVVGGGTAGCVLAARLSEDPTVHVLLIEAGPREPLEAMAVPAAWLSLLESVAVWGDSGAVNAFTGTRVATPRGRGLGGSSCINGLVFVRGHHAGYDAWTRRGALGWGFDDLLPYFRRSETATNGDPAVRGVDGPLIVGTPPTPNPMIAAAVEAAVEAGCRRAGDLSSGLEIGFGWPDFNIVNGARQSAADAYLAPATERSNLEVVTDALVRRVVVVDGRAARVEFSAGATTATVDCTGEIVLAAGAIGSAQLLLLSGIGASEHLRAVGVEPVLELPGVGANLQDHPLASVTYQSSRPVPSIPANASGEAMGFIRTSVEMDSPDLQFVLHSLPVPVPTLPTPEHGYSILFSAINPHSRGNVRLAGPDADTLPHVDPNYLADARDVATMREGLRLARRIGEGAALGSWRGTEVHPGPHVDDADDALDEYLRLSLRCYFHYVGTCRIGGDEMAVVDPQLRVRGITSLRVADASVMPSIVTANTAATVYGIAERAADLIRTQQQN; this comes from the coding sequence GTGGAGCCGACACGGCAGAGTTATGACTACATCGTGGTGGGCGGCGGAACGGCGGGTTGCGTATTGGCAGCGCGGCTGTCCGAAGACCCGACCGTTCATGTCCTATTGATCGAGGCAGGCCCCCGAGAGCCATTGGAAGCCATGGCAGTGCCTGCGGCGTGGTTGTCATTGCTTGAAAGCGTTGCTGTCTGGGGTGACAGTGGTGCGGTCAATGCCTTCACCGGTACGCGAGTCGCAACACCTCGCGGTCGTGGCCTTGGTGGTTCGTCGTGCATCAACGGCCTCGTCTTCGTGCGCGGTCACCACGCCGGCTACGACGCGTGGACGCGACGCGGCGCACTGGGGTGGGGCTTCGACGATCTGTTGCCTTACTTCCGGCGCTCGGAGACTGCCACGAACGGTGACCCGGCTGTCCGCGGAGTCGACGGCCCGCTGATCGTAGGCACCCCGCCTACCCCTAATCCGATGATCGCCGCCGCGGTGGAGGCCGCCGTCGAAGCCGGTTGCCGACGGGCCGGCGACCTCAGCAGTGGTCTTGAAATCGGCTTCGGCTGGCCGGATTTCAACATCGTGAACGGTGCGCGCCAGAGCGCCGCCGACGCATACCTCGCCCCGGCAACGGAGCGGTCGAACCTCGAGGTGGTAACCGACGCGTTGGTGCGCCGTGTGGTGGTGGTCGACGGACGTGCCGCCCGTGTTGAGTTCAGCGCCGGTGCGACCACGGCAACGGTGGACTGCACCGGCGAAATCGTGCTCGCGGCGGGAGCTATCGGGTCGGCACAGTTGCTTCTGTTGTCCGGCATCGGCGCGAGCGAGCACCTGCGTGCAGTGGGTGTGGAACCCGTGCTCGAGCTACCCGGAGTCGGTGCCAACCTGCAGGACCACCCGCTGGCTTCCGTGACCTACCAGTCCAGTCGGCCCGTTCCGTCGATTCCGGCCAACGCATCGGGTGAAGCAATGGGTTTCATCCGCACCAGCGTCGAGATGGACAGCCCCGACCTGCAATTCGTGCTCCACAGCCTGCCGGTGCCTGTGCCGACGCTGCCGACACCCGAGCATGGCTACTCCATCCTGTTCTCGGCCATCAACCCGCACAGCCGCGGCAACGTACGGCTCGCAGGCCCAGACGCCGACACGCTGCCGCACGTGGACCCCAATTACCTGGCCGACGCGCGTGATGTCGCGACCATGCGCGAGGGCCTACGGTTGGCCCGCCGAATCGGCGAAGGCGCTGCTCTTGGTTCGTGGCGCGGCACAGAAGTCCATCCAGGACCGCACGTCGACGACGCCGACGACGCATTGGACGAATACCTTCGGCTCAGCTTGCGGTGCTACTTCCACTACGTGGGCACGTGCCGGATAGGCGGCGACGAGATGGCTGTCGTCGATCCGCAGTTGCGGGTGCGTGGCATTACAAGCTTGCGGGTGGCCGACGCTTCGGTGATGCCCTCGATAGTCACGGCCAACACCGCCGCAACCGTCTACGGCATCGCCGAACGCGCCGCGGACCTCATCCGCACCCAGCAGCAGAACTAA
- a CDS encoding FAD-binding oxidoreductase, which translates to MSFNDSSLPPVQREEADALAAAVAGQVLLPGDAGYDDERAVFNLNHELAPAVIVVAQNTSDVQAAVTFAAAQHRPVLVKTTGHQIVGTARGAVLITTHRMSEVTIDTVRRTARVGAGTIWADVVQKAAEVGLAPLNGSNPTVGVIGYTLGGGLSPTLGRSHGYAADHVRAVDLVTADGELRHIDADSDLELFWALRGGKGNFGVVTALEFDLFAVPRLYGGALYFPGERMADVLRVWTAWHPTTPETMISSFAALRLPPLPEIPEPLRDAFTVSLRIAYTGTVEDGERMIAPLRAIGPAVLDTVADMPYADVASIHSEPTDPLPYYERSITLREFPEKAQDKLVDLVGADSDTTLWIAELRALGGAWDRQPAVPNAVATRGLPYVLLGVEVGPLSEEQRLKESIAGLLDGMAPWQGDRRVVNNLAPEEAADAIAIYGPQRYARLAAVKKTYDPTNMFRLNHNVVPA; encoded by the coding sequence ATGTCTTTCAACGATTCGTCCCTTCCACCGGTACAGCGAGAGGAGGCCGACGCCCTCGCGGCGGCAGTGGCAGGCCAGGTTCTGCTGCCGGGTGACGCGGGATACGACGACGAACGCGCCGTCTTCAACCTGAATCACGAACTGGCGCCCGCGGTAATCGTGGTCGCACAGAACACCTCCGACGTCCAGGCGGCGGTCACGTTCGCGGCGGCACAACACCGGCCGGTCCTGGTGAAGACCACCGGCCACCAGATCGTCGGCACAGCGCGCGGCGCCGTGCTGATCACGACGCACCGGATGAGTGAGGTCACCATCGACACCGTCCGTCGTACGGCCAGAGTTGGCGCCGGAACGATCTGGGCGGATGTGGTGCAGAAGGCGGCCGAAGTGGGGCTGGCACCGCTGAACGGGTCGAATCCCACGGTAGGGGTCATCGGGTACACCCTGGGCGGCGGTCTCAGCCCCACCCTTGGCCGCTCTCACGGGTACGCCGCAGATCACGTGCGCGCAGTCGACTTGGTGACCGCGGACGGCGAACTGCGGCATATCGACGCGGATTCGGACCTCGAATTGTTCTGGGCGCTGCGCGGCGGCAAGGGCAACTTCGGAGTCGTCACGGCGCTGGAATTCGACCTGTTCGCGGTGCCCCGCCTCTACGGTGGCGCGCTCTACTTCCCAGGGGAGCGCATGGCGGACGTCCTGCGAGTCTGGACCGCGTGGCACCCGACCACGCCGGAGACCATGATCTCTTCGTTCGCCGCGCTGCGCCTTCCGCCGCTGCCCGAAATACCCGAACCGCTGCGCGATGCGTTCACCGTGTCGCTACGGATCGCCTACACGGGAACGGTCGAGGATGGCGAACGGATGATTGCGCCGCTGCGGGCGATAGGTCCGGCGGTCCTGGACACCGTCGCGGACATGCCGTACGCCGACGTCGCGTCGATCCACAGCGAGCCGACCGACCCATTGCCTTACTACGAGCGCAGCATCACGCTGCGGGAGTTCCCCGAGAAGGCACAGGACAAATTGGTCGATCTCGTCGGCGCGGACTCCGACACCACTCTGTGGATCGCCGAGCTGCGTGCCCTTGGCGGCGCCTGGGACCGGCAGCCGGCGGTGCCCAACGCGGTGGCGACAAGGGGGCTGCCGTACGTCCTGCTTGGCGTCGAAGTCGGTCCACTGTCAGAGGAGCAGCGGCTCAAAGAGTCGATCGCCGGGCTGCTCGACGGCATGGCGCCGTGGCAGGGCGACCGGCGGGTGGTCAACAACCTCGCCCCCGAAGAGGCGGCCGATGCCATCGCCATCTACGGGCCGCAACGCTATGCGCGGCTCGCCGCCGTCAAGAAGACGTACGACCCGACGAATATGTTCCGCCTCAACCACAACGTCGTGCCCGCATAG
- a CDS encoding MmpS family transport accessory protein: MALAAVLVVAVAGFAVYRLNGIFGSKDVTSTPSGAANEIHPFNPKHVVMEVFGPPGAVATITYTDVNAQPQRVDNATLPWAYDTTTTQPAVFVNVSAQGDSDSLGCRIKIDDVVKDERTVNALNAFTYCLDKSG, from the coding sequence ATGGCCCTGGCGGCGGTGCTGGTCGTCGCGGTGGCGGGATTCGCGGTGTATCGGCTGAACGGGATTTTCGGCTCGAAGGACGTCACCTCTACCCCGAGCGGGGCGGCCAATGAGATTCACCCGTTCAACCCCAAGCATGTGGTGATGGAGGTGTTCGGTCCGCCGGGCGCGGTCGCGACCATCACGTATACCGATGTCAACGCCCAACCGCAGCGGGTCGACAATGCGACGCTGCCGTGGGCCTATGACACGACCACCACCCAGCCGGCGGTGTTCGTCAACGTGTCTGCCCAGGGCGACAGTGACTCGTTGGGCTGCCGGATCAAGATTGACGACGTCGTCAAGGACGAGAGAACGGTCAACGCGTTGAACGCCTTCACTTACTGCTTGGACAAGTCCGGATGA
- a CDS encoding RND family transporter produces MSRWVRRLCVPIALFWLAIAAITNVFVPQLEVVGEEHNVALSSPSSPSLQAFQRIGKVFGEFDSDSAAMVVLEGDQPLGAEAHRYYDELVKRFNEDTKHVQHVQDFWGDPLTAAGSQSPDGKAAYVQVFLAGNQGEALSLESVDALHQIIAKTPAPPGIHAYVAGSAAQIADQFEIGNASTVPVTLLTVAVIAVMLLIVYRSPVTMILALITVLVEMSAARGIVSFLANVGLIGLSTYSTNILTLLVIAASTDYVIFLLGRYHEQRNEGVDRQAAFHSMYRSTSHVILGSGLTIAGAAFCLYFTRLPYFQSLGIPAAIGVLVSLVASLTLAPAVVAIGSRFGLLEPKRKTATRTSRRIGTAVVRWPGLILVGTLMLAFIGLAALSGYTVSYDIGQYMPASAPSNVGYAAGERHFSKARLNPELLMIEADHDLRNPTDMILLERVAKAVFHTDGIAQVQSITRPLGTPLDNTSIPFQLSANSAAQINNLPFQQDRATDLLKQVQVINDSIDVLRQQYALQQQSSAITHEQSQAFADTVATAQNLRDKIADFDDFFRPLRNYFYWEPHCFDIPACWALRSLFDALDGINELTDQLANVSGSIAKLDDLQPKLLALIPPQIANQETNRDLTMTNHATTSGIYGQTAKALENSTQLGAAYNASKTDDSFYLPPEAFSNPEFLRGLKLFLSPDGKAARMIITHDVDPATSQGISHIDPIRHAAQEAVKGTPLAGSKIYIGGTASTYKDIAEMAHYDLMIAGIASLSLILLIMLFITRSLMAALVIVGTVALSLGASVGVSVLVWQYLLGIQLYWVILPLSIILLLAVGSDYNLLLVSRFKEEIHAGINTGIIRSMAGTGSVVTAAGLVFAVTMAAFIYSDLRALGQIGTTIALGVLFDTLIVRSFMTPSIAALLGRWFWWPLPVRQRPTRTVTHRGPPQAARASR; encoded by the coding sequence ATGAGCCGGTGGGTGCGCCGCCTGTGTGTGCCGATCGCGTTGTTCTGGCTGGCGATCGCGGCGATCACGAACGTGTTCGTGCCGCAGTTGGAGGTGGTCGGCGAAGAGCACAACGTGGCGCTCAGTTCGCCGAGTTCGCCGTCGCTGCAGGCATTTCAGCGGATCGGCAAGGTGTTCGGTGAGTTCGACTCCGACAGTGCGGCGATGGTGGTGCTCGAGGGTGACCAGCCGTTGGGGGCCGAGGCGCACCGCTACTACGACGAGTTGGTCAAGAGGTTCAACGAAGACACCAAACACGTTCAGCATGTGCAGGATTTCTGGGGTGATCCGCTGACTGCGGCGGGTTCGCAGAGCCCGGACGGTAAAGCCGCCTATGTGCAGGTGTTCTTGGCAGGCAATCAGGGTGAGGCGTTGTCGCTGGAGTCGGTGGACGCGCTGCATCAGATCATCGCCAAAACACCTGCCCCACCGGGCATTCACGCCTACGTCGCCGGTTCGGCCGCGCAGATCGCCGACCAGTTCGAGATCGGCAACGCGAGTACTGTGCCGGTTACTCTGCTGACCGTCGCGGTGATCGCGGTGATGCTGCTGATCGTCTACCGATCCCCGGTGACGATGATCCTGGCGCTGATCACGGTGCTGGTCGAGATGTCCGCCGCGCGCGGGATCGTCTCGTTTCTGGCGAACGTGGGACTCATTGGGCTGTCAACGTATTCGACGAACATCCTGACACTGTTGGTCATCGCCGCCAGCACCGACTACGTCATCTTCCTACTTGGCCGCTACCACGAGCAGCGCAACGAGGGGGTGGACCGACAGGCCGCGTTCCACAGTATGTACCGGTCGACCTCACACGTGATCCTTGGTTCCGGTTTGACGATCGCGGGTGCGGCGTTCTGCTTGTACTTCACCCGGTTGCCGTACTTCCAGAGCCTCGGCATCCCGGCCGCGATCGGCGTGCTCGTGTCACTGGTGGCCTCCCTGACCCTTGCGCCGGCGGTGGTGGCGATAGGCAGCCGCTTCGGGCTGCTGGAGCCGAAACGCAAGACCGCCACGCGCACTTCCCGGCGGATCGGGACGGCGGTCGTGCGGTGGCCGGGACTGATTCTGGTCGGCACGCTGATGTTGGCGTTCATCGGACTGGCGGCGCTGTCGGGCTACACGGTGAGCTACGACATCGGCCAGTACATGCCGGCCAGTGCGCCGTCGAATGTGGGGTATGCCGCGGGGGAGCGGCATTTCTCGAAGGCGCGGTTGAATCCTGAATTGTTGATGATCGAGGCCGACCACGATCTGCGCAACCCGACCGACATGATCCTGTTGGAGCGGGTGGCCAAGGCGGTGTTCCACACCGACGGCATCGCCCAGGTGCAGTCGATCACCCGCCCACTCGGCACACCGCTGGACAACACCTCGATCCCGTTTCAGCTCAGCGCCAATAGTGCCGCGCAGATCAACAACCTGCCGTTCCAACAGGATCGGGCAACAGACCTGCTCAAGCAGGTTCAGGTCATCAACGACTCGATCGATGTCCTACGCCAGCAGTATGCCTTGCAGCAGCAGTCCAGCGCGATCACCCACGAGCAGAGTCAGGCGTTCGCCGACACGGTGGCCACTGCGCAAAACCTGCGCGACAAGATCGCTGACTTCGACGACTTCTTCCGGCCGCTGCGCAACTACTTCTATTGGGAGCCACACTGTTTCGACATCCCGGCGTGTTGGGCGCTGCGGTCGTTGTTCGACGCGCTCGACGGCATCAACGAGTTGACCGATCAACTGGCCAATGTCTCGGGCAGCATCGCCAAACTCGACGACTTACAGCCGAAGTTGCTGGCGCTGATTCCGCCACAGATCGCCAACCAGGAAACCAACCGCGACCTGACAATGACGAATCATGCCACGACGTCCGGGATCTACGGCCAGACCGCCAAGGCGCTGGAGAACTCCACCCAGTTGGGGGCGGCCTACAACGCCTCGAAGACCGATGATTCGTTCTACCTGCCGCCGGAGGCGTTCAGTAACCCGGAGTTCCTGCGCGGGTTGAAGCTGTTCTTGTCGCCGGATGGCAAGGCGGCACGGATGATCATCACCCACGACGTCGATCCCGCAACGTCCCAGGGCATTTCGCATATCGATCCAATCAGGCACGCAGCCCAGGAAGCGGTCAAAGGCACGCCGTTGGCGGGGTCGAAGATCTACATCGGCGGCACTGCGTCGACGTACAAGGACATCGCCGAGATGGCGCACTACGACCTGATGATCGCCGGCATCGCATCGCTGAGCCTGATCCTGCTGATCATGCTGTTCATCACCCGAAGCCTGATGGCGGCGTTGGTGATCGTCGGCACGGTGGCGCTGTCACTGGGCGCCTCCGTCGGCGTGTCGGTACTGGTCTGGCAATACCTCCTGGGTATCCAGTTGTATTGGGTGATCCTGCCGTTGTCCATCATACTGCTGTTGGCGGTGGGCTCGGACTACAACCTGCTGCTGGTGTCCCGGTTCAAAGAAGAGATCCACGCAGGCATCAACACCGGCATCATCCGGTCCATGGCGGGCACCGGGTCGGTGGTGACCGCGGCGGGACTGGTGTTCGCCGTCACCATGGCAGCTTTCATCTACAGCGATCTGCGGGCGCTCGGCCAGATCGGGACGACAATTGCGCTGGGCGTGCTGTTCGACACCCTGATCGTGCGGTCGTTCATGACACCGTCGATCGCCGCACTGCTGGGGCGGTGGTTCTGGTGGCCGCTACCGGTGCGCCAACGACCGACGCGAACGGTTACTCACCGCGGTCCACCACAAGCGGCGCGAGCATCTCGATGA
- a CDS encoding TetR/AcrR family transcriptional regulator produces the protein MKGATRPYRMTARAVSTARTATAILQAAWELFADRPFAEITLADIADRSGVRTQTVLRRFGDKDAVFAAMFAELGTEVVERRGRVRPNVLDDVVAKLVDNYELSGRLTLKMLAEEATTPAVRDVLAAGRTGHRKWCEQAFSDTLAGLPRAERNRRLAQLVAICDVHTWEVLRVNSGLSKRATKVALIEMLAPLVVDRGE, from the coding sequence ATGAAAGGAGCCACGCGGCCGTACCGGATGACCGCGCGCGCCGTCAGCACGGCGCGTACTGCCACCGCGATACTGCAAGCCGCGTGGGAACTGTTCGCCGACAGGCCCTTCGCTGAGATCACCCTCGCCGACATTGCCGACCGTTCCGGTGTGCGGACGCAAACGGTGTTGCGCCGGTTCGGTGACAAGGATGCGGTGTTCGCCGCCATGTTCGCCGAACTGGGCACCGAAGTGGTCGAACGCCGCGGCAGGGTCCGTCCCAATGTCCTCGACGACGTGGTTGCCAAACTGGTTGACAACTACGAACTCTCAGGCCGACTCACGCTGAAGATGCTCGCCGAAGAGGCCACCACCCCGGCGGTTCGCGATGTCCTCGCCGCTGGCCGGACGGGCCACCGCAAATGGTGTGAGCAGGCTTTCTCCGACACTCTCGCCGGCCTGCCCAGAGCCGAGCGCAATCGCCGACTGGCGCAACTGGTCGCCATCTGCGACGTGCACACCTGGGAGGTGCTACGGGTCAACTCGGGACTCAGCAAGCGCGCGACCAAGGTGGCGCTCATCGAGATGCTCGCGCCGCTTGTGGTGGACCGCGGTGAGTAA